One Prinia subflava isolate CZ2003 ecotype Zambia chromosome 9, Cam_Psub_1.2, whole genome shotgun sequence DNA segment encodes these proteins:
- the LOC134554493 gene encoding mutS protein homolog 4-like isoform X1 yields the protein MAGAGGRAAASATSGSYTGRGSSTPGVGGRAEQTPHYTLGLLQTPHGSESTGGSSRGGTRPGGSSGEGLAAGRAARSSAVKPAVSERGESYFGDKSSCVENANTLNLTSSSSVRGLNSTCIGKTPLSSGRSGCRSHTSLMGYSVTSSSAVSAHTVASVIVAVVEGRGLARGEVGMASIDLKNPELILSQFADNTTYAKVITKLKILTPLEIIMSNTACDAGNTTKLFNLITEHFKNVTFSTVQRKYFNETKGLEYIEQLCASEFSTIFMEVQSKYYSLAAAAALLKYVEFIQNAVYAPKSLKVRFQGSEKTAMIDSSSAQNLELVINNRDSRNGHTLLGVLNYTKTPGGSRRLRSNILEPLVDAETINTRLDCVQELLQDEELFFGLQAVISKFLDTEQLLSVLVQIPKQDTVKTAESKITNLIYLKHTLELVEPLKAALRSCNTQLLKAYYNSLEDTRFGIILEKITTVINDDTRYTKGCLSMRTQKCYAVKPNISEFLDIARRTYTEIVDDIAGMITQLAEKYSLPMKTSFSSARGFFIQMNADCSTLPNGQLPSEFTKITKMKNTYSFTSADLIKMNERCQESLREIYHMTYLIVCKLLNEIYEHIHCLYKLSDIVSMLDMLLSFAHACTLSDYVRPEFTDTLAIKQGWHPILEKIAMEKPVSNNTYLTEGNNFVIITGPNMSGKSTYLKQIALCQIMAQIGSYVPAEYCSFRIAEQIFTRIGMDDDIETNASTFMKEMKEITYIIQNANDKSLIIIDELGRGTSAEEGIGICYAACEYLLNLKAFTLFATHFLELCHIDALYPNVENYHFEVQHVRSSAGNKEKIAYTYTLSKGYTEEKNYGLKAAEVSSLPSSIILDAKEITNHIAKQILHRQKSTPEMMKQRAAYQLAMRLVQTARNSRLDPDSLRVYLKALKKKYEASCPTPGKNYEQQ from the exons ATGGCGGGCGCGGGGGGGCGGGCGGCCGCCTCCGCCACCTCGGGGTCTTACACGGGCCGCGGCTCTTCCACGCCAGGAGTGGGCGGGCGGGCGGAGCAGACGCCCCACTACACCCTGGGGCTTCTGCAGACGCCGCACGGCTCGGAGAGCACCGGGGGCTCCTCCAGAGGCGGGACACGGCCGGGCGGCTCCAGCGGCGAAGGCCTCGCAGCCGGCCGGGCCGCCAGGAGCAGCGCGGTGAAGCCGGCAGTTTCCGAAAGGGGGG AATCATATTTTGGGGACAAAAGTTCTTGTGTAGAAAATGCTAATACTTTGAATCTCACGAGTTCTTCTTCTGTGCGAGGTCTGAATAGCACATGTATAGGGAAAACACCTCTCTCTTCTGGTAGATCTGGTTGCAGAAGCCATACTTCTCTTATGGGATATTCGG TTACATCCTCATCTGCAGTTTCTGCTCATACTGTTGCATCGGTTATTGTAGCTGTAGTGGAAGGAAGAGGCCTTGCCAGAGGTGAAGTAGGAATGGCCAgtatagatttaaaaaatcctgagtTGATACTATCTCAATTTGCAGACAATACTACTTATGCCAAG gttattACTAAACTCAAGATTTTAACACCACTAGAAATAATAATGTCAAACACTGCTTGTGACGCAGGGAACACAACAAAATTGTTCAATCTGATAACAGAACATTTCAAG AATGTGACTTTTTCAACTGTCCAGAGAAAATACTTCAATGAAACAAAGGGTTTGGAGTATATAGAACAATTGTGTGCATCTGAATTTAGCACCATTTTCATGGAAGTCCAATCAAA GTATTACAGtcttgcagctgctgcagctttgctgaaatATGTTGAATTTATTCAAAACGCTGTTTATGCTCCTAAATCACTAAAGGTGCGTTTCCAGGGGAGTGAGAAAACCGCTATGATAGATTCATCATCAGCACAAAATCTTGAACTAGTGATCAATAACAGAGATTCGCG GAATGGTCACACACTCCTTGGTGTTCTAAATTATACTAAAACTCCTGGTGGAAGTCGAAGACTTAGATCCAATATCCTGGAACCTCTAGTTGATGCTGAAACAATTAACACAAGACTGGACTGTGTTCAGGAGTTACTCCAGGATGAGGAGCTCTTTTTTGGTCTTCAAGCAG TTATTTCAAAATTCCTGGATACAGAACAACTACTTTCAGTTTTGGTACAGATTCCAAAGCAGGATACA gTTAAAACTGCTGAATCAAAAATAACTAATTTAATCTACCTGAAGCATACCTTAGAACTTGTGGAGCCTCTAAAA GCTGCTTTAAGAAGCTGCAACACACAGCTGCTAAAGGCTTACTACAATTCTCTTGAAGATACAAG ATTTGGAATTATACTTGAGAAGATTACAACTGTAATTAATGATGATACAAGATACACAAAAGGATGTCTGAGTATGAGGACCCAGAAGTGCTATGCTGTTAAGCCTAACATCAGTGAATTCCTTGACATAGCTCGTAGGACATATACAGAAATTGTTGATGACATAGCAG GTATGATAACGCAACTTGCAGAAAAGTACAGCCTACCAATGAAAACAAGTTTCAGCTCTGCTCGTGGATTTTTTATCCAGATGAATGCTGATTGTTCAACACTACCTAATGGCCAGCTTCCTTCAGAATTTACAAAG ATCAcgaaaatgaaaaacacataCAGCTTCACTTCAgctgatttaataaaaatgaatgaaagatGTCAGGAGTCCCTGAGAGAAATCTATCACATGACCTATTT AATAGTGTGTAAACTACTGAATGAGATCTATGAACACATTCATTGCTTATACAAGCTGTCCGACATTGTGTCTATGCTGGATATGCTGCTTTCGTTTGCCCACGCCTGCACTCTTTCTGATTATG ttCGTCCAGAATTTACCGATACTTTAGCAATCAAGCAGGGATGGCATCCCATTCTTGAAAAGATAGCTATGGAAAAACCTGTGTCTAACAACACATACCTGACAGAGGGCAACAATTTTGTCATTATTACAGGACCAAATATGAGTGGAAAATCAACATACCTGAAACAAATTGCTCTCTGTCAAATTATGGCACAGATTG GTTCTTATGTCCCAGCAGAGTATTGTTCTTTTCGAATCGCAGAGCAGATTTTTACCAGAATAGGTATGGATGATGATATTGAAACAAATGCATCAACATTcatgaaggaaatgaaagag ATAACGTACATCATACAAAATGCTAATGATAAATCTCTCATCATTATTGATGAACTTGGCAGAGGTACCAGTGCCGAAGAAGGTATTGGCATTTGTTATGCTGCCTGTGAATATCTGTTGAACTTAAAG GCATTTACACTGTTTGCTACACATTTCCTGGAACTATGTCATATAGACGCTTTATATCCTAACGTGGAAAACTACCATTTTGAAGTGCAACATGTGagaagcagtgctggaaataaggagaaaattGCTTACACTTACACACTTTCTAAGGGatacacagaggaaaagaactATG GACTAAAAGCTGCAGAAGTGTCCTCCCTACCATCATCCATAATTTTGGATGCAAAGGAAATTACAAATCACATTGCAAAACAAATTTTG cacaggcagaaaagcACTCCTGAGATGATGAAACAGAGAGCTGCATACCAGTTAGCAATGAGATTGGTTCAGACCGCCAGAAATTCTCGACTGGACCCTGACAGTTTGCGTGTATATTTGAAagccctgaagaaaaagtatgAAGCCAGTTGTCCTACACCTGGAAAAAATTATGAGCAACAGTAA
- the LOC134554493 gene encoding mutS protein homolog 4-like isoform X5, whose amino-acid sequence MAGAGGRAAASATSGSYTGRGSSTPGVGGRAEQTPHYTLGLLQTPHGSESTGGSSRGGTRPGGSSGEGLAAGRAARSSAVKPAVSERGESYFGDKSSCVENANTLNLTSSSSVRGLNSTCIGKTPLSSGRSGCRSHTSLMGYSVTSSSAVSAHTVASVIVAVVEGRGLARGEVGMASIDLKNPELILSQFADNTTYAKVITKLKILTPLEIIMSNTACDAGNTTKLFNLITEHFKNVTFSTVQRKYFNETKGLEYIEQLCASEFSTIFMEVQSKNGHTLLGVLNYTKTPGGSRRLRSNILEPLVDAETINTRLDCVQELLQDEELFFGLQAVISKFLDTEQLLSVLVQIPKQDTVKTAESKITNLIYLKHTLELVEPLKAALRSCNTQLLKAYYNSLEDTRFGIILEKITTVINDDTRYTKGCLSMRTQKCYAVKPNISEFLDIARRTYTEIVDDIAGMITQLAEKYSLPMKTSFSSARGFFIQMNADCSTLPNGQLPSEFTKITKMKNTYSFTSADLIKMNERCQESLREIYHMTYLIVCKLLNEIYEHIHCLYKLSDIVSMLDMLLSFAHACTLSDYVRPEFTDTLAIKQGWHPILEKIAMEKPVSNNTYLTEGNNFVIITGPNMSGKSTYLKQIALCQIMAQIGSYVPAEYCSFRIAEQIFTRIGMDDDIETNASTFMKEMKEITYIIQNANDKSLIIIDELGRGTSAEEGIGICYAACEYLLNLKAFTLFATHFLELCHIDALYPNVENYHFEVQHVRSSAGNKEKIAYTYTLSKGYTEEKNYGLKAAEVSSLPSSIILDAKEITNHIAKQILHRQKSTPEMMKQRAAYQLAMRLVQTARNSRLDPDSLRVYLKALKKKYEASCPTPGKNYEQQ is encoded by the exons ATGGCGGGCGCGGGGGGGCGGGCGGCCGCCTCCGCCACCTCGGGGTCTTACACGGGCCGCGGCTCTTCCACGCCAGGAGTGGGCGGGCGGGCGGAGCAGACGCCCCACTACACCCTGGGGCTTCTGCAGACGCCGCACGGCTCGGAGAGCACCGGGGGCTCCTCCAGAGGCGGGACACGGCCGGGCGGCTCCAGCGGCGAAGGCCTCGCAGCCGGCCGGGCCGCCAGGAGCAGCGCGGTGAAGCCGGCAGTTTCCGAAAGGGGGG AATCATATTTTGGGGACAAAAGTTCTTGTGTAGAAAATGCTAATACTTTGAATCTCACGAGTTCTTCTTCTGTGCGAGGTCTGAATAGCACATGTATAGGGAAAACACCTCTCTCTTCTGGTAGATCTGGTTGCAGAAGCCATACTTCTCTTATGGGATATTCGG TTACATCCTCATCTGCAGTTTCTGCTCATACTGTTGCATCGGTTATTGTAGCTGTAGTGGAAGGAAGAGGCCTTGCCAGAGGTGAAGTAGGAATGGCCAgtatagatttaaaaaatcctgagtTGATACTATCTCAATTTGCAGACAATACTACTTATGCCAAG gttattACTAAACTCAAGATTTTAACACCACTAGAAATAATAATGTCAAACACTGCTTGTGACGCAGGGAACACAACAAAATTGTTCAATCTGATAACAGAACATTTCAAG AATGTGACTTTTTCAACTGTCCAGAGAAAATACTTCAATGAAACAAAGGGTTTGGAGTATATAGAACAATTGTGTGCATCTGAATTTAGCACCATTTTCATGGAAGTCCAATCAAA GAATGGTCACACACTCCTTGGTGTTCTAAATTATACTAAAACTCCTGGTGGAAGTCGAAGACTTAGATCCAATATCCTGGAACCTCTAGTTGATGCTGAAACAATTAACACAAGACTGGACTGTGTTCAGGAGTTACTCCAGGATGAGGAGCTCTTTTTTGGTCTTCAAGCAG TTATTTCAAAATTCCTGGATACAGAACAACTACTTTCAGTTTTGGTACAGATTCCAAAGCAGGATACA gTTAAAACTGCTGAATCAAAAATAACTAATTTAATCTACCTGAAGCATACCTTAGAACTTGTGGAGCCTCTAAAA GCTGCTTTAAGAAGCTGCAACACACAGCTGCTAAAGGCTTACTACAATTCTCTTGAAGATACAAG ATTTGGAATTATACTTGAGAAGATTACAACTGTAATTAATGATGATACAAGATACACAAAAGGATGTCTGAGTATGAGGACCCAGAAGTGCTATGCTGTTAAGCCTAACATCAGTGAATTCCTTGACATAGCTCGTAGGACATATACAGAAATTGTTGATGACATAGCAG GTATGATAACGCAACTTGCAGAAAAGTACAGCCTACCAATGAAAACAAGTTTCAGCTCTGCTCGTGGATTTTTTATCCAGATGAATGCTGATTGTTCAACACTACCTAATGGCCAGCTTCCTTCAGAATTTACAAAG ATCAcgaaaatgaaaaacacataCAGCTTCACTTCAgctgatttaataaaaatgaatgaaagatGTCAGGAGTCCCTGAGAGAAATCTATCACATGACCTATTT AATAGTGTGTAAACTACTGAATGAGATCTATGAACACATTCATTGCTTATACAAGCTGTCCGACATTGTGTCTATGCTGGATATGCTGCTTTCGTTTGCCCACGCCTGCACTCTTTCTGATTATG ttCGTCCAGAATTTACCGATACTTTAGCAATCAAGCAGGGATGGCATCCCATTCTTGAAAAGATAGCTATGGAAAAACCTGTGTCTAACAACACATACCTGACAGAGGGCAACAATTTTGTCATTATTACAGGACCAAATATGAGTGGAAAATCAACATACCTGAAACAAATTGCTCTCTGTCAAATTATGGCACAGATTG GTTCTTATGTCCCAGCAGAGTATTGTTCTTTTCGAATCGCAGAGCAGATTTTTACCAGAATAGGTATGGATGATGATATTGAAACAAATGCATCAACATTcatgaaggaaatgaaagag ATAACGTACATCATACAAAATGCTAATGATAAATCTCTCATCATTATTGATGAACTTGGCAGAGGTACCAGTGCCGAAGAAGGTATTGGCATTTGTTATGCTGCCTGTGAATATCTGTTGAACTTAAAG GCATTTACACTGTTTGCTACACATTTCCTGGAACTATGTCATATAGACGCTTTATATCCTAACGTGGAAAACTACCATTTTGAAGTGCAACATGTGagaagcagtgctggaaataaggagaaaattGCTTACACTTACACACTTTCTAAGGGatacacagaggaaaagaactATG GACTAAAAGCTGCAGAAGTGTCCTCCCTACCATCATCCATAATTTTGGATGCAAAGGAAATTACAAATCACATTGCAAAACAAATTTTG cacaggcagaaaagcACTCCTGAGATGATGAAACAGAGAGCTGCATACCAGTTAGCAATGAGATTGGTTCAGACCGCCAGAAATTCTCGACTGGACCCTGACAGTTTGCGTGTATATTTGAAagccctgaagaaaaagtatgAAGCCAGTTGTCCTACACCTGGAAAAAATTATGAGCAACAGTAA
- the LOC134554493 gene encoding mutS protein homolog 4-like isoform X3 yields the protein MAGAGGRAAASATSGSYTGRGSSTPGVGGRAEQTPHYTLGLLQTPHGSESTGGSSRGGTRPGGSSGEGLAAGRAARSSAVKPAVSERGESYFGDKSSCVENANTLNLTSSSSVRGLNSTCIGKTPLSSGRSGCRSHTSLMGYSVTSSSAVSAHTVASVIVAVVEGRGLARGEVGMASIDLKNPELILSQFADNTTYAKVITKLKILTPLEIIMSNTACDAGNTTKLFNLITEHFKNVTFSTVQRKYFNETKGLEYIEQLCASEFSTIFMEVQSKYYSLAAAAALLKYVEFIQNAVYAPKSLKVRFQGSEKTAMIDSSSAQNLELVINNRDSRNGHTLLGVLNYTKTPGGSRRLRSNILEPLVDAETINTRLDCVQELLQDEELFFGLQAVISKFLDTEQLLSVLVQIPKQDTVKTAESKITNLIYLKHTLELVEPLKAALRSCNTQLLKAYYNSLEDTRFGIILEKITTVINDDTRYTKGCLSMRTQKCYAVKPNISEFLDIARRTYTEIVDDIAGMITQLAEKYSLPMKTSFSSARGFFIQMNADCSTLPNGQLPSEFTKITKMKNTYSFTSADLIKMNERCQESLREIYHMTYLIVCKLLNEIYEHIHCLYKLSDIVSMLDMLLSFAHACTLSDYGPNMSGKSTYLKQIALCQIMAQIGSYVPAEYCSFRIAEQIFTRIGMDDDIETNASTFMKEMKEITYIIQNANDKSLIIIDELGRGTSAEEGIGICYAACEYLLNLKAFTLFATHFLELCHIDALYPNVENYHFEVQHVRSSAGNKEKIAYTYTLSKGYTEEKNYGLKAAEVSSLPSSIILDAKEITNHIAKQILHRQKSTPEMMKQRAAYQLAMRLVQTARNSRLDPDSLRVYLKALKKKYEASCPTPGKNYEQQ from the exons ATGGCGGGCGCGGGGGGGCGGGCGGCCGCCTCCGCCACCTCGGGGTCTTACACGGGCCGCGGCTCTTCCACGCCAGGAGTGGGCGGGCGGGCGGAGCAGACGCCCCACTACACCCTGGGGCTTCTGCAGACGCCGCACGGCTCGGAGAGCACCGGGGGCTCCTCCAGAGGCGGGACACGGCCGGGCGGCTCCAGCGGCGAAGGCCTCGCAGCCGGCCGGGCCGCCAGGAGCAGCGCGGTGAAGCCGGCAGTTTCCGAAAGGGGGG AATCATATTTTGGGGACAAAAGTTCTTGTGTAGAAAATGCTAATACTTTGAATCTCACGAGTTCTTCTTCTGTGCGAGGTCTGAATAGCACATGTATAGGGAAAACACCTCTCTCTTCTGGTAGATCTGGTTGCAGAAGCCATACTTCTCTTATGGGATATTCGG TTACATCCTCATCTGCAGTTTCTGCTCATACTGTTGCATCGGTTATTGTAGCTGTAGTGGAAGGAAGAGGCCTTGCCAGAGGTGAAGTAGGAATGGCCAgtatagatttaaaaaatcctgagtTGATACTATCTCAATTTGCAGACAATACTACTTATGCCAAG gttattACTAAACTCAAGATTTTAACACCACTAGAAATAATAATGTCAAACACTGCTTGTGACGCAGGGAACACAACAAAATTGTTCAATCTGATAACAGAACATTTCAAG AATGTGACTTTTTCAACTGTCCAGAGAAAATACTTCAATGAAACAAAGGGTTTGGAGTATATAGAACAATTGTGTGCATCTGAATTTAGCACCATTTTCATGGAAGTCCAATCAAA GTATTACAGtcttgcagctgctgcagctttgctgaaatATGTTGAATTTATTCAAAACGCTGTTTATGCTCCTAAATCACTAAAGGTGCGTTTCCAGGGGAGTGAGAAAACCGCTATGATAGATTCATCATCAGCACAAAATCTTGAACTAGTGATCAATAACAGAGATTCGCG GAATGGTCACACACTCCTTGGTGTTCTAAATTATACTAAAACTCCTGGTGGAAGTCGAAGACTTAGATCCAATATCCTGGAACCTCTAGTTGATGCTGAAACAATTAACACAAGACTGGACTGTGTTCAGGAGTTACTCCAGGATGAGGAGCTCTTTTTTGGTCTTCAAGCAG TTATTTCAAAATTCCTGGATACAGAACAACTACTTTCAGTTTTGGTACAGATTCCAAAGCAGGATACA gTTAAAACTGCTGAATCAAAAATAACTAATTTAATCTACCTGAAGCATACCTTAGAACTTGTGGAGCCTCTAAAA GCTGCTTTAAGAAGCTGCAACACACAGCTGCTAAAGGCTTACTACAATTCTCTTGAAGATACAAG ATTTGGAATTATACTTGAGAAGATTACAACTGTAATTAATGATGATACAAGATACACAAAAGGATGTCTGAGTATGAGGACCCAGAAGTGCTATGCTGTTAAGCCTAACATCAGTGAATTCCTTGACATAGCTCGTAGGACATATACAGAAATTGTTGATGACATAGCAG GTATGATAACGCAACTTGCAGAAAAGTACAGCCTACCAATGAAAACAAGTTTCAGCTCTGCTCGTGGATTTTTTATCCAGATGAATGCTGATTGTTCAACACTACCTAATGGCCAGCTTCCTTCAGAATTTACAAAG ATCAcgaaaatgaaaaacacataCAGCTTCACTTCAgctgatttaataaaaatgaatgaaagatGTCAGGAGTCCCTGAGAGAAATCTATCACATGACCTATTT AATAGTGTGTAAACTACTGAATGAGATCTATGAACACATTCATTGCTTATACAAGCTGTCCGACATTGTGTCTATGCTGGATATGCTGCTTTCGTTTGCCCACGCCTGCACTCTTTCTGATTATG GACCAAATATGAGTGGAAAATCAACATACCTGAAACAAATTGCTCTCTGTCAAATTATGGCACAGATTG GTTCTTATGTCCCAGCAGAGTATTGTTCTTTTCGAATCGCAGAGCAGATTTTTACCAGAATAGGTATGGATGATGATATTGAAACAAATGCATCAACATTcatgaaggaaatgaaagag ATAACGTACATCATACAAAATGCTAATGATAAATCTCTCATCATTATTGATGAACTTGGCAGAGGTACCAGTGCCGAAGAAGGTATTGGCATTTGTTATGCTGCCTGTGAATATCTGTTGAACTTAAAG GCATTTACACTGTTTGCTACACATTTCCTGGAACTATGTCATATAGACGCTTTATATCCTAACGTGGAAAACTACCATTTTGAAGTGCAACATGTGagaagcagtgctggaaataaggagaaaattGCTTACACTTACACACTTTCTAAGGGatacacagaggaaaagaactATG GACTAAAAGCTGCAGAAGTGTCCTCCCTACCATCATCCATAATTTTGGATGCAAAGGAAATTACAAATCACATTGCAAAACAAATTTTG cacaggcagaaaagcACTCCTGAGATGATGAAACAGAGAGCTGCATACCAGTTAGCAATGAGATTGGTTCAGACCGCCAGAAATTCTCGACTGGACCCTGACAGTTTGCGTGTATATTTGAAagccctgaagaaaaagtatgAAGCCAGTTGTCCTACACCTGGAAAAAATTATGAGCAACAGTAA
- the LOC134554493 gene encoding mutS protein homolog 4-like isoform X2, translated as MVVMFGSCSVLYAIVIYFDISVFQDVHPGYVSQVVASSFQMWGSSIYFPESYFGDKSSCVENANTLNLTSSSSVRGLNSTCIGKTPLSSGRSGCRSHTSLMGYSVTSSSAVSAHTVASVIVAVVEGRGLARGEVGMASIDLKNPELILSQFADNTTYAKVITKLKILTPLEIIMSNTACDAGNTTKLFNLITEHFKNVTFSTVQRKYFNETKGLEYIEQLCASEFSTIFMEVQSKYYSLAAAAALLKYVEFIQNAVYAPKSLKVRFQGSEKTAMIDSSSAQNLELVINNRDSRNGHTLLGVLNYTKTPGGSRRLRSNILEPLVDAETINTRLDCVQELLQDEELFFGLQAVISKFLDTEQLLSVLVQIPKQDTVKTAESKITNLIYLKHTLELVEPLKAALRSCNTQLLKAYYNSLEDTRFGIILEKITTVINDDTRYTKGCLSMRTQKCYAVKPNISEFLDIARRTYTEIVDDIAGMITQLAEKYSLPMKTSFSSARGFFIQMNADCSTLPNGQLPSEFTKITKMKNTYSFTSADLIKMNERCQESLREIYHMTYLIVCKLLNEIYEHIHCLYKLSDIVSMLDMLLSFAHACTLSDYVRPEFTDTLAIKQGWHPILEKIAMEKPVSNNTYLTEGNNFVIITGPNMSGKSTYLKQIALCQIMAQIGSYVPAEYCSFRIAEQIFTRIGMDDDIETNASTFMKEMKEITYIIQNANDKSLIIIDELGRGTSAEEGIGICYAACEYLLNLKAFTLFATHFLELCHIDALYPNVENYHFEVQHVRSSAGNKEKIAYTYTLSKGYTEEKNYGLKAAEVSSLPSSIILDAKEITNHIAKQILHRQKSTPEMMKQRAAYQLAMRLVQTARNSRLDPDSLRVYLKALKKKYEASCPTPGKNYEQQ; from the exons ATGGTGGTAATGTTTGGTTCCTGTTCAGTTCTATAcgctattgtgatctatttcgatatttcagtattccaggatgtacatccaggatatgtatcccaggtggtggcatccagcttccagatgtgggggtccagtatctattttccag AATCATATTTTGGGGACAAAAGTTCTTGTGTAGAAAATGCTAATACTTTGAATCTCACGAGTTCTTCTTCTGTGCGAGGTCTGAATAGCACATGTATAGGGAAAACACCTCTCTCTTCTGGTAGATCTGGTTGCAGAAGCCATACTTCTCTTATGGGATATTCGG TTACATCCTCATCTGCAGTTTCTGCTCATACTGTTGCATCGGTTATTGTAGCTGTAGTGGAAGGAAGAGGCCTTGCCAGAGGTGAAGTAGGAATGGCCAgtatagatttaaaaaatcctgagtTGATACTATCTCAATTTGCAGACAATACTACTTATGCCAAG gttattACTAAACTCAAGATTTTAACACCACTAGAAATAATAATGTCAAACACTGCTTGTGACGCAGGGAACACAACAAAATTGTTCAATCTGATAACAGAACATTTCAAG AATGTGACTTTTTCAACTGTCCAGAGAAAATACTTCAATGAAACAAAGGGTTTGGAGTATATAGAACAATTGTGTGCATCTGAATTTAGCACCATTTTCATGGAAGTCCAATCAAA GTATTACAGtcttgcagctgctgcagctttgctgaaatATGTTGAATTTATTCAAAACGCTGTTTATGCTCCTAAATCACTAAAGGTGCGTTTCCAGGGGAGTGAGAAAACCGCTATGATAGATTCATCATCAGCACAAAATCTTGAACTAGTGATCAATAACAGAGATTCGCG GAATGGTCACACACTCCTTGGTGTTCTAAATTATACTAAAACTCCTGGTGGAAGTCGAAGACTTAGATCCAATATCCTGGAACCTCTAGTTGATGCTGAAACAATTAACACAAGACTGGACTGTGTTCAGGAGTTACTCCAGGATGAGGAGCTCTTTTTTGGTCTTCAAGCAG TTATTTCAAAATTCCTGGATACAGAACAACTACTTTCAGTTTTGGTACAGATTCCAAAGCAGGATACA gTTAAAACTGCTGAATCAAAAATAACTAATTTAATCTACCTGAAGCATACCTTAGAACTTGTGGAGCCTCTAAAA GCTGCTTTAAGAAGCTGCAACACACAGCTGCTAAAGGCTTACTACAATTCTCTTGAAGATACAAG ATTTGGAATTATACTTGAGAAGATTACAACTGTAATTAATGATGATACAAGATACACAAAAGGATGTCTGAGTATGAGGACCCAGAAGTGCTATGCTGTTAAGCCTAACATCAGTGAATTCCTTGACATAGCTCGTAGGACATATACAGAAATTGTTGATGACATAGCAG GTATGATAACGCAACTTGCAGAAAAGTACAGCCTACCAATGAAAACAAGTTTCAGCTCTGCTCGTGGATTTTTTATCCAGATGAATGCTGATTGTTCAACACTACCTAATGGCCAGCTTCCTTCAGAATTTACAAAG ATCAcgaaaatgaaaaacacataCAGCTTCACTTCAgctgatttaataaaaatgaatgaaagatGTCAGGAGTCCCTGAGAGAAATCTATCACATGACCTATTT AATAGTGTGTAAACTACTGAATGAGATCTATGAACACATTCATTGCTTATACAAGCTGTCCGACATTGTGTCTATGCTGGATATGCTGCTTTCGTTTGCCCACGCCTGCACTCTTTCTGATTATG ttCGTCCAGAATTTACCGATACTTTAGCAATCAAGCAGGGATGGCATCCCATTCTTGAAAAGATAGCTATGGAAAAACCTGTGTCTAACAACACATACCTGACAGAGGGCAACAATTTTGTCATTATTACAGGACCAAATATGAGTGGAAAATCAACATACCTGAAACAAATTGCTCTCTGTCAAATTATGGCACAGATTG GTTCTTATGTCCCAGCAGAGTATTGTTCTTTTCGAATCGCAGAGCAGATTTTTACCAGAATAGGTATGGATGATGATATTGAAACAAATGCATCAACATTcatgaaggaaatgaaagag ATAACGTACATCATACAAAATGCTAATGATAAATCTCTCATCATTATTGATGAACTTGGCAGAGGTACCAGTGCCGAAGAAGGTATTGGCATTTGTTATGCTGCCTGTGAATATCTGTTGAACTTAAAG GCATTTACACTGTTTGCTACACATTTCCTGGAACTATGTCATATAGACGCTTTATATCCTAACGTGGAAAACTACCATTTTGAAGTGCAACATGTGagaagcagtgctggaaataaggagaaaattGCTTACACTTACACACTTTCTAAGGGatacacagaggaaaagaactATG GACTAAAAGCTGCAGAAGTGTCCTCCCTACCATCATCCATAATTTTGGATGCAAAGGAAATTACAAATCACATTGCAAAACAAATTTTG cacaggcagaaaagcACTCCTGAGATGATGAAACAGAGAGCTGCATACCAGTTAGCAATGAGATTGGTTCAGACCGCCAGAAATTCTCGACTGGACCCTGACAGTTTGCGTGTATATTTGAAagccctgaagaaaaagtatgAAGCCAGTTGTCCTACACCTGGAAAAAATTATGAGCAACAGTAA